From the genome of Candidozyma auris chromosome 2, complete sequence, one region includes:
- the APE2 gene encoding metallo-aminopeptidase, producing the protein MCSTTPQREVLPTNVKPLRYDLTLEPLFDTFTFKGDLTIDLQVNDKSDTVTLNSLEIEVQSADVNGEAVKSTSFDEDKQTVSFALASLLEPGASAKLHIVFTGILNDKMAGFYRSSYTDDKGETRYLATTQMEPTDCRRAFPSFDEPALKANFDISLISAKNLVHLSNMDVKEVVELDGNMKKTVFNTTPLMSTYLVAFIVGDLKYVENNDYEKPIKVWATPGSEHLGQYSADIAAKTLAFFDKKFDIPYPLPKLDMVAIHDFSAGAMENFGLITYRTVDLLLDPKNTNVNTMQRVTEVVMHELAHQWFGNLVTMDFWDGLWLNEGFATWMSWYACDSLYPDWKVWESYVADSLQHALTLDALRSSHPIEVPVKRADEINQIFDAISYSKGSSLLKMISRWLGEDVFVKGVSNYLKKHKWGNTKTSDLWEALSDVSGKDVVKVMDIWTKHVGFPIVHVQESGNGELTLTQNRFLATADVKPEEDEVLYPVFLGLKTSKGTDEAAVLETRSKKIKLDTTDDFYKVNGDQSGIYRTAYTPDRWVKLGDAGVSGKLTVEDRIGLVADASSLASSGFISTTALLDLVKSWSNEANYVVWDQILTSTAQIRAAMIFEDESVKEALNIFVADLISKKLKEVGYEFSESDSFADQQLKSSLFGAAATTGHKEVVEYSLQAFQKFVDGDEKAIHPNLRSAIFNTVAKLGDEKAFDQLYHIYTNPSSVEEKIAALRAFGRFNDDAILDKVSSLLLKTDIIKAQDIYIPMQGMRAHRKGIERLWKWFTENWDEIYKLLPPGLSMLGSVVTLASSGFTKVEQKSQVAQFFEGKNTKGFDQSLAQSLDLITAKANWATRDGDVIAQWLKKNDYTAKL; encoded by the coding sequence ATGTGCTCCACCACACCCCAAAGAGAAGTTTTGCCCACCAATGTGAAGCCATTGCGCTACGACTTGACGTTGGAGCCATTGTTTGAcaccttcaccttcaaggGCGACTTGACCATCGATTTGCAAGTCAATGATAAGTCTGACACCGTCACTCTCAACTCGTTGGAGATAGAGGTGCAATCTGCAGACGTCAATGGAGAGGCTGTCAAGTCGACCTCgtttgatgaagataaaCAAACTGTTTCTTTCGCTTTGGCTCTGCTTTTGGAGCCAGGTGCTTCTGCCAAGTTGCACATTGTTTTCACCGGTATCTTGAACGATAAGATGGCTGGTTTCTACAGATCTTCGTACACGGACGACAAGGGTGAAACCAGGTACTTGGCCACGACGCAGATGGAACCCACCGACTGTAGAAGGGCGTTCCCCTCGTTTGACGAACCAGCCTTGAAGGCCAACTTTGACATTTCTTTGATCTCGGCTAAAAATTTGGTCCACTTGTCCAACATGGACGTTAAGGAGGTTGTGGAGTTGGATGGCaacatgaagaagaccgTGTTCAACACTACTCCCTTGATGTCCACGTACTTGGTGGCCTTCATCGTGGGTGACTTGAAGTACGTCGAGAACAACGATTACGAGAAACCCATTAAGGTGTGGGCCACCCCAGGCTCGGAGCACTTGGGCCAGTACTCTGCTGACATTGCGGCGAAGACGTTGGCtttctttgacaagaagTTCGATATCCCATACCCCTTGCCCAAGTTGGACATGGTGGCCATCCACGACTTCAGCGCTGGTGCCATGGAGAACTTTGGCCTTATCACTTACAGAACTGTTGATTTACTTTTGGACCCAAAAAACACCAACGTTAACACCATGCAAAGAGTCACTGAAGTGGTAATGCACGAGTTGGCTCACCAGTGGTTCGGTAACTTGGTAACCATGGACTTCTGGGACGGCTTGTGGCTCAACGAAGGTTTCGCTACCTGGATGTCCTGGTACGCTTGCGACTCCTTGTATCCCGACTGGAAAGTGTGGGAATCCTACGTCGCTGATTCTCTCCAGCACGCTTTGACCTTGGATGCATTGAGGTCCTCTCACCCAATTGAGGTTCCAGTTAAGCGTGCCGATGAGATCAATCAAATTTTCGATGCCATCTCTTACTCGAAGGGTTCGTCTTTGTTAAAGATGATTTCTCGTTGGTTGGGTGAGGATGTGTTCGTCAAGGGCGTTTCAAActatttgaagaagcacaagtGGGGCAACACCAAGACCTCGGACTTGTGGGAGGCTTTAAGTGATGTCAGCGGAAAAGATGTGGTCAAAGTCATGGATATCTGGACCAAGCACGTTGGCTTCCCAATCGTCCATGTCCAAGAGAGCGGCAATGGCGAGTTGACTCTTACTCAGAACAGATTTCTTGCCACTGCTGATGTCAAGCCTGAGGAAGACGAGGTGTTGTACCCCGTTTTCTTGGGCTTGAAGACCTCCAAGGGTACCGATGAAGCTGCTGTGTTGGAGACTAgatccaagaagatcaagcttGACACTACTGATGATTTCTACAAGGTCAACGGTGACCAATCTGGTATTTACCGTACTGCCTACACTCCCGACCGTTGGGTGAAGTTGGGTGATGCTGGTGTTTCCGGTAAGTTGACTGTGGAGGACCGTATTGGTTTAGTGGCAGATGCTTCATCTTTGGCATCTTCTGGTTTCATCAGCACTACTGCCCTTTTGGACTTGGTCAAGTCCTGGTCTAACGAGGCTAACTATGTCGTCTGGGACCAGATTTTGACTTCCACTGCTCAAATTAGAGCCGCCATGATCTTCGAAGATGAGTCTGTCAAGGAAGCTCTCAACATTTTTGTTGCTGACTTGATTTCCAAGAAGCTTAAGGAAGTTGGTTACGAGTTTTCTGAGTCTGATTCCTTCGCTGATCAGCAATTAAAGTCCTCCTTGTTTGGTGCCGCTGCTACCACTGGTCACAAGGAGGTTGTTGAGTACTCTCTTCAAGCGTTCCAGAAGTTTGTCGATGGTGACGAGAAGGCAATTCACCCCAACTTGAGAAGCGCCATTTTCAACACTGTTGCCAAGCTCGGTGATGAAAAGGCCTTTGACCAGCTCTACCACATCTACACCAACCCACTGTCTGTAGAGGAGAAAATCGCTGCTTTGAGAGCTTTTGGTAGATTCAACGATGATGCTATCCTCGACAAGGTTTCcagcttgttgttgaagaccGATATCATCAAGGCTCAGGACATCTACATCCCAATGCAAGGTATGAGAGCCCACAGGAAGGGTATCGAACGTTTGTGGAAGTGGTTCACCGAGAATTGGGATGAAATCTACAAGTTGTTGCCACCGGGACTTTCCATGTTAGGTTCTGTGGTGACGCTTGCTTCATCTGGCTTCACCAAAGTTGAGCAGAAGCTGCAAGTAGCTCAATTCTTTGAGGGCAAGAACACTAAGGGTTTCGATCAGAGCTTGGCCCAGTCTCTTGACCTCATCACAGCCAAGGCCAACTGGGCCACACGTGATGGCGACGTGATTGCCCAGTGGCTAAAAAAGAATGACTACACTGCCAAGCTCTAA
- the ESS1 gene encoding peptidylprolyl isomerase ESS1, which yields MVVGLLESDVHGDIAEEDSTGYEDPDDMKWDSHRELIVSAFCPVYNTALQKTVEGSHNSTNLSSNSTTLVSKTHNEPYYYNQATKESSWEPPYGTDSDKLNAYVAKFRANGNKPLVNDDGKIRASHLLVKNETSRKPKSWKSPDGITRTRDEAISIMKEHQRRILNGEVKLSDLAQTESDCSSHTNGGDLGFFGKGQMQPAFEQAAFALNVGEYSDIIETDSGIHILQRTG from the exons ATGGTTGTTGGATTGTTGGAGTCAGACGTGCATGGGGACATTGCTGAAGAGGACTCGACTGGCTATGAGGATCCAGATGATATGAAATGGGATAGCCACAGAGAACTTATTGTCTCTGCGTTCTGTCCGGTGTACAACACAGCGCTTCAGAAGACAGTTGAAGGCTCACATAATTCTACAAACCTTTCATCTAACTCTACAACTCT AGTTTCTAAAACACACAACGAGCCATACTACTACAATCAGGCCACCAAGGAATCGTCGTGGGAGCCCCCATATGGCACCGATTCAGACAAGCTCAATGCTTACGTGGCGAAGTTTAGGGCCAACGGCAACAAACCTTTAGTCAACGACGACGGTAAAATTAGAGCATCGCATTTGCTCGTGAAAAACGAGACGTCCAGAAAGCCCAAGTCGTGGAAGAGCCCCGATGGCATTACCCGAACAAGAGACGAAGCAATTTCCATCATGAAAGAGcaccagagaagaattCTCAACGGTGAAGTGAAGTTGTCCGATTTGGCTCAAACGGAGAGTGACTGTTCTTCTCATACAAATGGTGGCGACTTGGGCTTTTTTGGCAAGGGCCAGATGCAACCTGCCTTTGAGCAGGCTGCGTTTGCCCTCAATGTGGGTGAATACAGTGACATTATCGAAACGGACAGTGGTATTCACATCCTTCAGAGGACTGGCTAA
- the URA6 gene encoding bifunctional uridylate/adenylate kinase, with protein sequence MFTRSLRTISLNASAFQSSRVALRSSFRAYSKFPNNAKPESEKSNHSNGSNGSSNSNNGSGQKSSPFSKGYVLTALGLLVVGSTVASAVYTKQEPRSAPEPATPAFSDKDISVIFVLGGPGSGKGTQCAKLVKDKGFVHLSAGDLLRAEQVREGSSDGALIAKCIKEGTIVPQEVTVRLLRNAVSENVKKGNFKFLVDGFPRKMDQALTFEEQIVKSSFTLFFECPEQVMLNRLLERGKTSGRADDNIESIKKRFKTFVETSMPVVEYFDKQGKVVKLSCDEPVDVVYGRVKDALVKRGIN encoded by the coding sequence ATGTTCACACGGTCGCTAAGAACTATCAGCCTTAACGCCTCAGCCTTTCAAAGCCTGAGAGTCGCCTTAAGAAGCTCCTTCAGAGCCTATTCGAAGTTTCCAAACAACGCCAAACCTGAACTGGAGAAGTCTAACCATTCCAACGGATCGAACGGTTCAAGCAATTCAAACAATGGTTCTGGTCAGAAACTGTCTCCATTTTCGAAAGGCTACGTTTTGACTGCACTTGGATTGTTGGTAGTCGGCTCCACCGTCGCCTCCGCCGTATACACCAAACAAGAGCCAAGACTGGCTCCTGAACCAGCCACACCAGCTTTCAGCGACAAAGATATTTCTGTGATTTTTGTTTTGGGCGGTCCAGGCTCAGGGAAAGGCACTCAGTGTGCAAAGCTTGTCAAGGACAAGGGCTTTGTACACTTATCTGCTGGTGACCTTTTGAGAGCAGAGCAAGTGAGAGAAGGGTCTCTGGATGGCGCTTTGATTGCCAAATGTATTAAAGAGGGAACTATCGTTCCTCAGGAAGTCACTGTTAGGCTTCTTAGAAACGCTGTGAGTGAGAATGTCAAGAAAGgcaacttcaagttcttggtGGACGGGTTCCCTAGAAAAATGGACCAAGCCTTGACATTTGAGGAGCAGATTGTCAAGTCTTCTTTtactctcttcttcgagtgTCCAGAACAGGTGATGCTCAACAGACTTTTGGAGAGAGGAAAGACCAGTGGCAGAGCCGACGACAACATAGAgagcatcaagaagagattcAAGACGTTTGTGGAGACATCGATGCCTGTCGTTGAATACTTCGACAAACAAGGTAAGGTGGTGAAGCTCAGCTGTGATGAGCCCGTAGATGTTGTTTACGGCAGGGTGAAGGATGCTCTTGTGAAAAGAGGCATCAATTAG
- a CDS encoding sepiapterin reductase family protein, which yields MILTGASRGIGGAAAEIYLSQSTSHNLVAIARSSESLNALKEKYGDRVKTVTGDISDERVASEAIEKALEFGSIDSVVANAGVLDPVNTVAKADVAKWRNLFDINFFSVVDLFQKALPHVKESNGRFVAVSSGASTKSYYAWGAYGASKAALNHLVQTMVAEDPQVNAISVAPGVVDTNMQEDIRTKFGANMTPESLQRFIDFHKNKELLPPEVPANLLVNLAVKGWGKNLNGGYHRIGEEALKEFQ from the exons ATGATACTCACTGGTGCCTCCAGAG GCATTGGTGGTGCAGCTGCTGAGATTTACCTCTCTCAATCTACTTCTCACAACTTAGTAGCAATTGCTAGATCGCTGGAGTCATTAAATgcgttgaaggagaaatACGGCGACAGAGTAAAAACTGTGACTGGAGACATTTCAGACGAGAGAGTGGCTTCAGAAGCTATAGAGAAAGCTCTCGAATTTGGCTCAATTGACTCTGTTGTGGCGAACGCCGGTGTTCTTGATCCAGTGAACACTGTTGCCAAGGCAGACGTTGCCAAATGGAGGAATCTTTTTGACATCAACTTTTTCTCCGTGGTTGATCTCTTCCAGAAGGCTTTACCGCATGTGAAGGAGTCTAATGGCCGCTTTGTTGCTGTTCTGTCTGGTGCTCTGACTAAATCTTACTACGCATGGGGTGCTTATGGTGCCTCCAAGGCTGCTTTGAACCATCTCGTGCAGACAATGGTTGCTGAGGATCCTCAAGTGAATGCTATTTCTGTAGCACCCGGTGTGGTGGACACAAATATGCAAGAGGATATCAGGACAAAATTCGGAGCTAACATGACACCTGAGAGCTTGCAGAGATTCATTGATTTTCACAAGAACAAGGAGTTGTTGCCACCAGAGGTTCCTGCAAACTTGCTAGTGAACTTGGCAGTCAAGGGTTGGGGTAAGAATCTCAATGGTGGGTACCATAGAATTGGCGAGGAAGCGCTCAAAGAGTTCCAATGA
- the PAN3 gene encoding Pan3p produces the protein MNINPEAAKDIPCKNVTIYGFCKYEKKGCVFSHDNAGSGTNSSSSKSSNTGQKTLPSKHSSIDSNSEAASIKSPNGTTSSESGTTKKKFNASTPSFQPSVQSITNKFSSLSPKLKDLPSFVPASLESREESSTPPAQTKKFNAAATPSFTPSYEGSARFAASTEPSKSVFSPSMHASSSLIGTNQQQPKPQQNPYLAGPTPTTPLGGMGSMTGNSGSDFMFSGTQAAPTYPLNHHLYAPAPPPRLSLKEHQTNINDMFIPNNLREELLKRNEATLQTVASSTLPEHVGEYHSLVPMDTTFTQPSKVYNFPSYVYKAMSNVTGLPYAIRRIDLNSEVHFSQDIKLHKLARWKKLQNPNIARLHDAFTTVAFGTYGEPVLCVVYDYYPLANTLQEQHITRKLGGKLEPITENLLWSYIIQMANALLDLHENKLYAGSSISLSKILITNKGRLRLGAVGVDDALTLKETNSTERDEDTIMQQNEDLKHFVDVIHELIRATLPFSVRNESFEQVLDQLHNLSTVPYSEELVNALKGLTKLGKGQSLQDYFKEHLALRSLKVLSGLEDQADFMESQLSSELENGRLFRLMTKIDLLVNLPEKERTENGTFYVIKLFHQFIFNSYDEYGKPVVDLSRILVNLNKLDAGVDEKILLISAEEDSCIIVSYKEVKGIIESTFRGVFR, from the coding sequence ATGAATATAAACCCGGAGGCGGCGAAGGATATTCCTTGTAAAAACGTTACGATATATGGTTTTTGCAagtacgagaagaaggGATGCGTGTTTAGTCACGACAATGCAGGACTGGGAACGAACTCATCGAGCTCGAAGTCGAGTAACACGGGCCAAAAGACCCTCCCCAGCAAGCATAGCTCGATTGATTCTAATTCTGAGGCTGCTAGTATAAAAAGTCCCAACGGAACTACCAGTAGTGAATCTGGAACcacgaagaagaaattcaatGCCAGCACACCTTCATTTCAACCCTCCGTGCAgagcatcaccaacaaaTTTTCGTCATTATCCCCTAAGTTGAAGGACCTCCCACTGTTCGTGCCGGCCAGTCTTGAGCTGcgagaagaatcttctACCCCACCAGCACAGACGAAAAAGTTCAATGCAGCAGCCACGCCGTCGTTCACTCCATCGTATGAGGGCTCGGCTCGGTTCGCTGCGTCCACAGAACCCCTGAAACTGGTATTTTCCCCCCTGATGCACGCTTCTCTGTCTTTGATAGGTACgaaccagcagcagccaaaaCCTCAGCAAAATCCATACCTCGCAGGTCCCACACCGACAACTCCTCTTGGGGGAATGGGAAGTATGACAGGCAACCTGGGTTCTGACTTCATGTTTTCTGGTACTCAAGCAGCTCCAACGTATCCACTTAACCACCATCTATACGCCCCAGCTCCACCTCCACGGCTCTCTTTGAAAGAGCACCAGACAAATATCAACGATATGTTTATACCGAACAACCTTCGtgaagagcttttgaagagaaacgAAGCCACCTTACAGACTGTTGCCCTGCTGACCCTTCCGGAACATGTTGGCGAGTACCACTCTTTGGTTCCCATGGATACAACTTTCACTCAGCCTTCGAAGGTTTACAACTTCCCTAGCTATGTGTACAAAGCAATGTCCAACGTCACCGGACTTCCATACGCTATTCGCAGAATTGACTTGAACAGTGAGGTTCACTTTTCGCAAGACATCAAATTGCATAAATTGGCAAGATGGAAAAAGTTGCAGAATCCCAACATTGCAAGACTCCACGATGCATTCACAACAGTGGCCTTTGGCACGTACGGCGAACCCGTTTTATGCGTTGTATATGACTACTACCCACTCGCTAATACGTTGCAAGAACAACATATAACCAGAAAATTGGGAGGGAAGTTGGAACCTATCACCGAGAACTTACTCTGGTCTTACATCATTCAGATGGCCAATGCTCTTTTGGACCTTCATGAAAATAAACTCTATGCGGGATCTTCTATATCATTATCAAAGATCCTCATAACGAACAAGGGCAGATTGAGGTTGGGCGCTGTTGGTGTGGACGATGCCTTGACCCTTAAAGAGACAAATTCTACCGAAAGAGACGAAGATACAATAATGCAACAAAACGAAGATTTAAAACATTTTGTGGATGTTATTCATGAGTTGATTAGGGCCACGTTACCTTTTAGTGTTCGGAATGAGAGCTTTGAGCAAGTTCTCGACCAGTTGCACAATCTATCGACTGTGCCATACAGTGAAGAGCTCGTAAATGCTCTCAAAGGACTAACTAAACTTGGAAAAGGCCAATCCTTGCAGGATTATTTCAAGGAACACCTTGCTCTCCGTTCCCTCAAAGTGCTCAGTGGCCTCGAGGATCAGGCTGACTTCATGGAAAGCCAGCTCTCTTCGGAGCTTGAAAATGGCCGTCTTTTCCGCCTCATGACCAAGATAGATTTGTTGGTAAACTTACCCGAGAAGGAAAGGACGGAAAATGGAACGTTTTATGTGATCAAATTATTTCATCAATTTATTTTCAATTCTTACGATGAGTACGGCAAGCCGGTGGTGGATCTTTCGAGAATCCTTGTCAACTTGAATAAGCTTGATGCTGGGGTTGACGAGAAGATCTTGCTAATATCGGCCGAGGAAGACAGTTGTATAATAGTGAGTTATAAAGAAGTGAAGGGCATCATTGAGCTGACGTTTCGTGGTGTTTTTCGCTAG